The genomic stretch CTATAAATCCACGGGCTGTTACAGAACCATCAGTAACAAAACGTACAATCAAGGTTTCGTTGTAAGAATAAAACGTCGAATTGCTGGTGAGTGAACCACATAAACGCCCAGGAAGCACACCACTACCATATATGACAGCATTTTGAATTTGTATATAGTCGAAGGGACAGTTAGTCCCACTTTCTATGTCCATGTCTTGAATGACCAACTGGACGGGATTTCTTGTACTTGCCATGATTTTCCATTTGCAATTGTGGTTATTACCATAATTTCCCGGGTAAGAAGGACTTGTGATGATGCCTGAAGTCCCTGTCAGGATTGCCATATTTGGACACGCTGACGCTTTAAGACAAGAGAATAATAACACGTTTCGTTTTGGAAAAGGTGAAACACTCGCCACGTCGAGCTCgtggaaaagagaaagagattTGACTTCCCACAACAGTGATCGGGCGTTTTAATCATATAGTAGTCAATTTATCCTGGTGTTAAAGGAGGTTTGTctcgaggatattgctgtttttagGAATATTACgagctgaagtcattacttagtgcctaTACACTTATACAAAATGCTCCTTTAGATTTATGGAGAAGGTcccaaacaattttttggtaatttttttcattgaaaaggttgcccattttttcaagtttcaatcatCCTTGCCATCCATGTTAACAGACGACAGGAAGCGGTTTTAATGCCTAAATGTAGTCTTATTCTTGGAATTCAATCGATTCGAAAAcacgctttagctttttaaaaaggtagaaaatagcgtgacatagcccctttaaataaCTTGGTACACTGGTACATAGCGTAAGAaatacctccatggaattccatcgATTTCCGTGGAAAAAATTTCCATAGCATTCCATGGGGGATAAGCACATCAATTTCAATGGAATTCAATGGAAAAGTTCCACGAAATTCCATGGAAACTACTGCATCCAATTCCATTGAtctccatggagttccatgaaATTCACAGGAATTAGACCATGGAATTAGAATATCGCATTGAGTTACAGATGTAAATGGAATAtatgtatttacaattttccacaGATCTAGGTGTCACTGCAAATTACTGGATAAGTTCCCTTTATTAAATAGAAAACCGCTCAATCTCTTTTGAAAAGTTATAAATACAAATTACTTAAGCTCAATGAAATCAAAACTCACTCAGAACAACAAGCTGCTCAAACGTACGTTGATAAATTTTTAGTACTGACAGTTAGTCAGATTACGGCCCTAACTCTTAACTGTTACAAGGTGCCTGTACTGAGTCTCTAGACAGCCAAGTCCAAAGAGCAACTACTCAGCCTCCCCACCCATGAAGCTTATGACTAGTCAATCACTTCCCCCAAGCTCTGCTAGTTTTGTTTCGGGCGAAGCCTTCCGGACTATGAAAAGTGTATCAGGAAATCATGAACAGGAGATGAGTGGACCTTCGGACATGGACGGTGATTGAAGACTGACGCAAAAATAGATAATACAATGAAGAGTCCAAAGAAACGCTAAGACTTATACGGGATAACTCAAAATCAAGTGAATGAAGAGCAAATGAAGACTGAACAAAGTAATGCCAATTGGTCACCTCTTCACCACCCTCCATCACTCCGCCAtaaaaaaacgacaacacaaaACAAGTTAACCAACTGCCTCGCTTAAGTGAAAGGTGGGTGCCTGGGAtacccaggggcttccactgtggccagccagcccctagatagaaaactgcccccatggctggcaaatatccccgcaacccagccatgagccctCATTCCAGGCACCCGGCACACTGATGAAACAGTGGAGGGAAGAACaatagggatgggaggggggaaAGACGCTAAATGAGCCGTTCCACAGACCACTGCACAAACGCTCGACGAAGAACTCGCAGATCCTAGCCGTGTACAAAGCTATCACAAACCATGTGAGCCTGCGGTTATGGGATTGACCGCTGGATGCCCGCTAAGCTCGTGGGCCGCTTGACCGCTTAACTTGTGGACCGCTTGACCGCTTAACTTGTGGACCGCTTAACTGCTAAGCTTGtggaccgcttgaccgctaagctcgctggtggttaacttagttaaattacatttaaccaaatTTAACCAACTGCCTCGCGTAAGTGAAAGGTGGGTGCCTGGGACacccaggggcttccactgtggcgagccagcccctagatagaaaactgcccccatggctggcaaatcccCGCGACCCAGCCATGAGCACCCATTCCAAGGCGAAGGGACTCTCCGAGCTGACGCAGCCAGATCGAAGAGGGAAAGAGGGGCTCAGGGCTGGGGGAAGCCCTGGCCCCGAACTACCTAAGTCCCGAGGCACTCTACAAGGACAGCtaggaaaagagaaagataCGCAAGAAATACCTGTCAAGTGAGAAGGCTTGCTACCCCCATGATAGTACTAAAGGGAGTGTGAATATAGATCTGATACGCATCGCTGGACCATCTGCCAAGTGTCTTGATGAGGTGATCTGGTAAGCCACGAGAGGCTGCTGAAGTAGCAGCGCCAATGCAGAAGCTATTACCGGTGTAGCAACCAGGGACCGCAGCAGCGGAGAAGATAGATAGAATATTGGATGTCAGCCATTGGCGATGTAGAGGGGTGACATCAGAGAGAAGAAAGAGTGGGCCAGGAGTTGAGCCACGGACGTGTAGATACTGGGTAAGGGCGCGTAGAGGGCAGAGATCACGTTTACCAGCAACAATGTAAATATGGCAACCTTGGCGAAAGGGGTCTGTCTTAGAGCACTTAATATGAATCCTGAAGCTGCTTGGATTGACTAGGGAATCTGCTTGGACACCACTGACAGCAAGGTGGATGTCAGGATTGAATGGGGAGTTGACAGTGAACTCACCAGCGCGTAAGAAACCATAAAACCCGAGACAGCAGGCAGCCCACAGCATTGTATGGTTGTAGTCAGAGAAGTTCAAGGACTGGAAGATAATGTGCATCAGCTCGATTGTGATGGGTTGGCGCTGACCCCTGTTTGAGCCTTGGTGACGTTTGATACCCCGCAACACACGCTGCAACCGAATGCAACCAACCAGCGGAGAAGGATGACCATCCTCAATGTGAAGGGACCGGATTGCTGAAACGTAAACCTTTATGGATGAATGGTGGAGAGTATCAGCAAGATGACAGCAGAAACGGATGAGCGTGTCTTCACTAGCTGGAAGAGCGGATCCCGAAGGAAATAGGCTATTGTCCTGAGCACAGAAATCCAAGAAGCGTCATCGGGCCGAAGCATAAATTTTCGTAGTAGAAGGCGCAAGACCCTGAGTCAAATAGAAGTAGCATTTATCTGACAGCGAAGTTCCAAGTCCGAGAGGAGTTGCTGCGGAATCTGGGTTGGAATGGAGTCTGCATGAGGGGCTAGGCAGCGAAAGTGCTGAAACTGAAAGCGAGACAGGGAGTCAGCAATGGGGTTAGACTTCCCTCTAACTGGGGAGGCAGTGAACGAGAAGGAGTGACGAGCTGCCAACAGGGACAGATAGCGAATCAAGGACATGATGGTAGGGGCTCTTGAAGTGCCAGACCGCAGAATGTCTACCACTGAGCGGTTATCTGATAGGAAGTTGACCCATTTGGAGGCCTACTGGGGACCCCAGAGGTAAGCTGCCATGACGATAGGGAAAAGTTCCTTGTACTCGATAGACTGAGAGACCTGTGTTGGGAGCTATGCACCAGAAAACTAGTGACCCTGGAAGACTGCTTCGTAACCAAGAGCCCCAGAGGCATCTGAAGAAACCTCGAAGTCGGGAAGTGGAGTCCACTGGGGGAAGGAAGCTGCAACTATTCCAAGACTAGAAAAACTCTTGCCACCAGGCTAGGTCAAGAAAGAACTCTTGATTGAGACGAATCGGGTAGTCATCGCGTCGAAAAGCACATAGCAGGTTGATCATTCAGCGCAAGAATGAGCGACCTTGGGACACGACCTTGCAGGCATGCTGAGGGTGACCGGAAGTAGGTCAGCCAAGTCTACAAACGCCCTGCTGTAATTTTAGAAACCAGCATAGCCAGGACCCACCACAAATGCTTTGTTGAGGTTTGGAAACGTAGAGGACTCAGTTCCGGTCGCGCCACCACAAGAGCCCCTAACTACTAAAGGCACGTTGGCAGAGGACGTAGCGGGAAGAGAAGAGACAACCGAAGGAACGCCAGATGAGCTGTACGTTGAAATAAATAAGGGCACAACAAGCGTACCTAAAGACTGGGATGTAGAGCCGGGGGTACCGGAGCTGGAGGATGCCGGAGACTGCGTAGAAGTCGAAGCCGGGGAGAGAGGAACAGGCGTCGCGGCCATGTTTGAGTTCCCCGCGACTTGAATCTCGAAGGGAAGATAGCAACGGAGGGAGCGATTCCGCGAGAGCTCTTGAAATTGCCTATGCTAACGCGCTGGTGTCCGACGGGGAAACAGGTTGACTTGGCGGTGAAGCTGGGGTGTTAACTGTAGGAGCTGGGGTAGAAGGCGAAGACGCGGTAACCGGAGAAGACATAGTGGACAAGCTGTTGTTCGTGGTTCGCATCCTGCACGAACGTGACGACACGCACGctttgaaaaataattgaaagaaaaaggatACAAGAAAAAGCACACTGTTGGACTGCTGCTCAAGAGATCGCTAAAAAAGACGAAAGACGCTAAATGAACCGCTCCTCAGACCACTGCACAAACGCTCGACGAAGAACTCGCAGATCCTAGCCGTGTACAAAGCTACCACAAACCATGTGAGCCTGCAGTTATGGGATTGACCGCTGGGTGCCCGCTAAGCTCGTGGGCCGCTTGACGGCTAAACTTGTGGACAGCTTGACCGCTTAACTTGTGGACCGCTTAACTTCTAAGCTTGTGGtggttaacttagttaaattacatttaaccaaatctaaatttaactaaaagtagtaattgaagaagaaataggactgtaataggtcgctgataagccggtttgtttcttttttgttttttagccatTTGGCAATTCGTCATCTTGTGGACAAGGCAGCTACTActgccagtccctcctgagtcCTGAATtctcaagatggcgtcgctttgttattttctagtttcatcctatcgttcagcactttttgccctttaaaaatgtaacctaggcagtatttcgagctttttgatattcCATCCAGCTgttgaacatactttacagcgaaatacgaaagaaaattcacgaagaggacttaaaacaaacacgaagcgATCGtcctgtttgcaagaaaaagcttggaaactataacaaatgtgagtttccTAATTTCTTCGTGTTTCAagggcccaaaatgattattattgttttggttacatggatgatagtagactgcaattgggctgtcagagttgttctgtcgttttagttgtgcgctgtagatcaattcaaaaatgcccgatttttttgCTCGTCTGCAGACACTGAGCTTaagtcagataaaataagaaaattttagtcttgtccatggctacttaacaaatcttatggttttagaaagtagttctgtgatgtgttgtttcgcatggaaaaaataaacttcgctcgttaaattttgcgggttctttgagtttcagaaaatggtgataATTTGCTTATataaatggcgtccgaggggtcGAATAaggtgatgctcgtatctctaatacaagggcagtgaagaacctatgtttggaatatttgtccattactccaccagacctatctaggatgttagtatgaacttattctgttgacccccttccgttgacatttttaacattttgcccggttttctctgacaatcaCTCTTAAGACTCTTTGTTTGTCTGGTTGTCAGTTCTATAAAAGTAACTGTACACACCACAGTTGgtaaggagaagaaaaaaacaggaaagaacAGAGCATAATAACTGATTGGTTAGTTGAGAAATATAGACATAGGCATAGACACTTTATTTACGTGGTGAATATGCTTAGTAACACGGCTAGTTAACAGACATCCCACGGGTAAAATTAAGGcagaaactaaaaaacaaaactaatgttaaaagtttgaattgctaATTGTTAAGATAATGAATTAactatgataaaatttaaaatacctTTACCTGAAATTATGATGATGgcaaaagttataaaaattctaaaaatctaaaactttaAACCGCGAACCCTGTTGCCAAATTCCTTGGAAACTCACAAAGAGCCAATCTGTTCGGGACAAATCTAATTTTAAAATCGGACATGAAAATTATCCGAAAACTGTTAGGTTTTTTGATAGGGACCTGAgcactggtcacgtgacttcttttTCCATGTGACTAGTGTGTTGATCTGTGAGAGTTGTTGCGTTGTTTGTATGGTAGAGAGAGCACAGAACTTGTAAGTATTTGGTTCGTTTTTCAGTTCTATTTTGCTCTCTACCtacatgttttgtatttttattttagttttcaccGTTTGAGTCGAAGAAATCTGTGCTTATCCCCAACATCAGTGAAAAAAGTTCTATTGGAATTGCATGTTTTCAAGTGTGATCGATGGATGCTTCGAATAGATTGAACTTTGGCTTCGACAGTGGTCGTGGTATAAGTTTGGATTACGCTGGGTCTGGAATGGATCGTGGATTGCCCGATTTTTCGATTCAGTTACCTGCGGTTTCAACTCGGAGCgatatttctttaccttcttgTGTTTCTACGAATGTGTTTTCACAGCCATTGAGCGCTTCGCGGGAAGGCGATGGCTATCATTTTCGTCCCAGACCCCCGCCGACTACCCGCGTTGAATTTTTGGAATCGGATCGGAAAAGGGACTCACGAAACCAGCGGAGTACGGCAATGCAGTGGTCAAATATTAGCAAGGAAATAGACAGTTTATTAAAGGAAATTCAGTCTGAAATTCATGTAACACTGGGTCCAGAGGAAGCTAAGAAATCTGTTGACTTGCTCTTGGAAAAATGGGACAGGCTCGAGGGACTTCATGGGAGGTACCTTGCAGGAATTAACGAGAGAAAACGCTTAGAACATGTACAAGAACGTTATTCTACTCTGAAACGTGAAGTGGACGATATTATCAATGAGTGTGAGGGTTTGTTTAGAAGACCAGACCCCCGGCATGACGAACTTGGAATGGACCGCGGACTACCAGTCTGGGATCCGAAACAAGATGACAATAAGTCAGTGCACAGCGTTGCTACTCATGTTACCAAACATTCTGAGGCATCATCAGTTTCCTCACAGAAGAAATCACTAAAGAGGGCACTGGTGTCTAAAATGAAACTAGACTTAGCAAGAGCTAAGGCAAAGGAAGATGCAGAAGCAGCAAGAGTGGCTCATTttacatgaaaaacacaaattaactCTAACTTGTTATAAGAATTTTGTCCATGCTTTTCTCAACAAAGGTATGATTAATAGCAATCCAACAGAGAAGGTAGGGTAAGCCTTGCTGGAAGCAGTGAAATATTGtttcaacatgagaagagaaatttcatatctccgaGCGGCCATGCAATATGTTCCatttattttataccactgaaaTGCTTAACCATTTCACTTATTAAATGAACAATGTTTTTTCTGTAAAAGGTGTAAGTTGTTATGtaccatagcaatggtgatcttttcacatgcaAAGATAACTTATTTGTTATTTtgacatgtgaagatatcatgttttcgaaCACAAGCTCACCCAATATTTCATTGGCGTTtataaaaatatgataaaaagcatatttctttcatttttctgaaTTGGGCCCTTATGGAAGAGATCTAGAATCATCCAGCTTCAATTTCTGTCTACAGCTGGTTGATGTGTGAAGTGACTAGCACTGATTTATGTAATGTTTTATATAGCTTTTTATCACTTAATGTTTTTTACTaagtattttacaaaacaaataataattcaATATTGCTCAGGTTTAAAACTTCAGCTGTTCAATAACTTCATACATTTTGTATCCATGTAATGTCAGTTTCAAGGTTATGCCTACCGCCTAGCAGtatgtttcttttaataattcTACTTAAGTGTAGCTCATATTATAGTTACCATTAAAGAACGAAGCATATACTTGTGTACTGTCCTCGTTTGGCAGGGCTTTTGCCCCGTTTCATAGCTTTACCCTGCTTGTTTTGACTcgtggctttaagaacgagttatgcCATTCGCGTAGCGTGCTCGTTTCGGCTCATTGCGTTAAGAACGAGTTATATTTTTGGTGaagcgtgcttgttttgactcttCACTTTAAGAACGACTTATGTGTACCGACGTCCCtgcttgtttcgactcatggctttaagaacgagttcTGTTGCCTGTTAGGCTTGCCATTCTCGACTtagggcttaaagaacgagtcATGTTACACTGCagtgtgcttgttttgactcatgGCACGACTAGACTTCCTGAGATTCCATCGGAATCGATGTgtttccaatggatccgatggactccatcgaaCGACTTTCCAACCTTCCTGTAAGTATTGTTTACACTTCCGGTTTCATCTCATGACTAAACTTCCGGTAACTCAAGTGGACTCTACTGTACTTCCGGTCCCATTTTTCGACTAGACTCCGTCGGACTCCAGGTTTTGTCCACTGGAATCTGGTCGAgagtattggacatgtgtgggAACTTAGGCGCCTTGAAGAGGAAGCAACATTGGCTGAACTTGAATGGAAAATTGAAATGGATAACTTGACTGAAAGCAAACTCCCCCCTGTTGTGCCTAGTGCCTTGAACACTTCTACGTTTATTGTTAACAAGCAATCACACTCCACCCCAGTCACGTCTGAGTATGTTTCAAGAGATGGGTTTAACAGTCAACCGAGTGCCGTGTATGTGATATCCAGTGGAACACCTCAATCACCGGAGTCAAAGTGTCCAGCAGTTTCAAGACCTTCAGACACTGTGTTGAGCCACAATGAATCGTCTGTGAAGGGATTAAACACCACCACTCCCTCTGCGGGGATTAACTCGACCCAGTCCCCTGAACGTGTTAACTTCGGGAGGTCGCACACCGTCTCCAGCATGGACCAGGCTCCCCGTGATCATGTTGCCGCAATGTGGAAAGCACAATTGCTTAGCGGAATAAAGCCGACACAGTTCAGTGGTAATCCAGCCGAGTTCCCCTTTTTTCGTGAACAAGTTCGTACGCACCTCGAAAGCGACCTGCTTACTGATGCCCAGCAAGTGGAGTATCTGCCTAAATTCGTGGCGGGAGAAGCGTTAGAGGTTGTGAAGCGTAATAGAGGTTGTACATTTAACGAGATTATGAAAACGTTGGAGGAACGTTTTGGCCAAGCGGTGAGAGTGACGCAAGCATGTGTGGAAGAGCTCGCATCTGGCCCCAAGTTGGCGTACGGCGACAATACTGGTCTTCTCAATTTCTCTGAGAACTTAAACACATGCAGCCACAAGGATCCTCAAGGGAGACGTTGAACGCGAGGCGAGCGTAGCGACGAACCTCAGGCGCATCGTGAATCGTTTCCCTGACGACTTAATCCTGAAGTGGCAAACCGTGAACTACGAGCTCGTGAAGTCCGGAAGATCCGCTCGATTAAAGGACGTCGCTGAATTTGTGCACAAACAAGCGTCTATCAGAAATGACCCGGTGTTTGGGTTGCAGAAATTTAAGCGGGAAAACAAGAATACCAAACTCCCGCCAAAGCTTCCAGTAAAGAACACCACAATCAGTACTACCGGCGTTGATCATAAAACTCCTGCTTCTGAGAACACTGAACACTGCGGAATTTGCAAATCAAGTAAGCGTCACAAACTCCAAGAATGCCCTATTATCAAACAGTGCGAACACGTGGCAGTGCGAAGACAGTATGCGGCATCCTgtggattttgttttaattgtggTCTTGAAAGGCCCGGACACGGTTCTGGCTCCTGTCCGGACCCACCAGCATGTTCAGTATGTTCCGGTCGACACATTCCTCTTCTGCACTCCGAAAGTAATTATGGTGGTCGTCGCTTCATCCCACGGAATAATAGAGAGTCTAATGATAAGTCTGACAAGCCATTGGCGACGCCTAAATCCCCCAACAGCGAAAGGGGAAATGTCACTCCAGCCGCGAGCGGAGACAGGTCTGGCAAGTCTGTGAGAAAGGTACCAATATCGTCCGCTGCCGTTGCGACTGTGCAAGCAAAAGTGCTGTTGAATGTTATACCTGTTGTTATATCTGCTGAGAATGGTAACACTGTATCCACTTATGCCTTCTTAGACAGTGGCTCCACTGACACCCTCATTGAACAAGATTTAGTTGATCACCTTGG from Porites lutea chromosome 1, jaPorLute2.1, whole genome shotgun sequence encodes the following:
- the LOC140925771 gene encoding uncharacterized protein, with product MSLIRYLSLLAARHSFSFTASPVRGKSNPIADSLSRFQFQHFRCLAPHADSIPTQIPQQLLSDLELRSIRSLHIEDGHPSPLVGCIRLQRVLRGIKRHQGSNRGQRQPITIELMHIIFQSLNFSDYNHTMLWAACCLGFYGFLRAGEFTVNSPFNPDIHLAVSGVQADSLVNPSSFRIHIKCSKTDPFRQGCHIYIVAGKRDLCPLRALTQYLHVRGSTPGPLFLLSDVTPLHRQWLTSNILSIFSAAAVPGCYTGNSFCIGAATSAASRGLPDHLIKTLGRWSSDAYQIYIHTPFSTIMGVASLLT